The following are encoded in a window of Clostridia bacterium genomic DNA:
- a CDS encoding UDP-N-acetylmuramoyl-L-alanyl-D-glutamate--2,6-diaminopimelate ligase: MLLEQLIDGLEILDYKGNMKTEVSGIAYDSRKVKMGTAFVCIEGFNVDGHEYIPAAVENGAKVLFVQKHVDVSDEITVIKVKNTRYALARISDVFYGHPSGRFTLVGITGTKGKTTTTFMIKSILDKANHKVGLVGTLGSRIGEEVLATERTTPESYDLQALFSDMVEKDVNSVIMEVSSQGLELHRVGGCDFDIGVFTNISQDHIGPKEHPDFEHYLNAKIKLFSMCKMGLVNIDSKYGEEVIKRAKCEVFTYGIDKDADIRATDIATNPDNVEFKVKTPWGEGNIKVNIPGKFTIYNSLAAIGVCLKMGIPLDIIASGLEKVSVPGRAEIVETGRNFTIMIDYAHTPDSLENILTTVKGYTPGRLVCLFGCGGDRDRSKRPVMGEISGKIADFTVITSDNPRTEEPVEIINDIEEGIKKTNAEYIKIVDRRQAISYAIENAQMNDIIVLAGKGHETYQIFKDKTIHFDEREVVREILDQSTTGK; encoded by the coding sequence ATGTTACTGGAACAGTTAATAGACGGATTGGAAATACTAGATTACAAAGGCAATATGAAAACAGAAGTCAGTGGAATTGCATATGATTCGAGAAAAGTAAAAATGGGGACTGCTTTTGTTTGTATAGAAGGATTTAATGTTGATGGGCATGAGTATATTCCCGCTGCTGTTGAAAATGGAGCAAAAGTTCTTTTTGTACAAAAGCATGTAGATGTGTCTGATGAAATTACAGTTATTAAGGTGAAAAATACCCGCTACGCACTGGCAAGAATTTCAGATGTTTTTTATGGGCATCCATCAGGCAGGTTTACACTAGTGGGTATTACCGGAACTAAAGGTAAAACAACAACTACTTTTATGATAAAATCTATCTTGGATAAAGCAAATCATAAAGTAGGTCTGGTAGGAACACTGGGGAGCCGTATAGGTGAAGAGGTGCTTGCTACAGAGAGAACCACCCCTGAATCCTATGATTTACAAGCATTATTTTCTGATATGGTAGAAAAAGATGTAAACAGTGTAATTATGGAGGTTTCCTCACAAGGTCTGGAACTCCATAGGGTAGGTGGGTGCGATTTTGACATAGGAGTGTTTACAAATATCTCACAAGATCATATAGGACCAAAGGAACATCCGGATTTTGAACATTATCTCAACGCAAAAATCAAGCTGTTCAGTATGTGTAAAATGGGTCTTGTGAATATAGACAGCAAATATGGGGAAGAGGTAATAAAAAGAGCGAAGTGTGAAGTTTTTACTTACGGTATCGATAAGGATGCTGATATCAGGGCTACAGATATAGCCACAAACCCGGACAATGTCGAATTCAAAGTGAAAACTCCATGGGGAGAAGGTAATATTAAAGTGAATATTCCAGGGAAATTTACCATATACAATTCCCTTGCTGCTATAGGGGTTTGTTTGAAGATGGGAATACCTTTAGATATAATTGCTTCTGGACTTGAAAAGGTAAGTGTACCCGGTAGGGCTGAAATAGTTGAAACAGGCAGAAATTTTACAATTATGATTGACTATGCACATACACCGGATAGTCTGGAAAATATTCTGACTACAGTAAAAGGTTACACTCCTGGCAGGCTTGTATGCCTATTCGGGTGTGGAGGAGACCGTGATAGGTCAAAAAGGCCTGTAATGGGCGAAATATCCGGCAAGATTGCGGATTTTACTGTCATAACTTCCGATAATCCAAGAACCGAAGAACCTGTTGAAATCATAAATGATATTGAAGAAGGAATTAAAAAGACAAATGCTGAATATATAAAAATAGTAGACAGACGTCAGGCTATCAGCTACGCTATTGAAAATGCACAAATGAATGACATAATAGTATTGGCAGGCAAAGGACATGAGACATATCAGATATTTAAAGATAAAACAATACATTTTGATGAAAGGGAAGTAGTACGGGAAATATTGGACCAATCTACTACCGGGAAATAA
- a CDS encoding cell division protein FtsL: MKHKYVYGTAAEKIQYDVYEENNVLRQKKQQRSSNKVKVKMILNILFVFALGAIIALRYAMITEISYNIDKKTKEYNKIVNENSRLKVAIEENMNISKIKDIAEGKLGMQKPDKYQIVYVNVPRNDFSMVSEKYKDSDESKGAVAAVIDKLGKITELLY, from the coding sequence ATGAAACATAAATATGTATATGGTACTGCTGCCGAAAAAATTCAATATGATGTATACGAGGAAAACAACGTTCTCAGGCAGAAAAAGCAGCAGCGCAGTAGTAATAAAGTAAAAGTCAAAATGATACTCAACATATTGTTTGTTTTTGCTCTGGGTGCCATAATAGCCCTTAGATATGCCATGATAACCGAAATAAGCTACAATATAGACAAAAAAACAAAAGAATACAATAAAATAGTAAATGAGAATTCCAGATTAAAAGTAGCTATAGAGGAAAACATGAATATATCCAAGATAAAAGACATAGCTGAGGGAAAGCTTGGAATGCAGAAGCCTGATAAATATCAGATTGTATATGTGAATGTTCCAAGGAATGACTTCTCAATGGTGTCGGAAAAATATAAGGATTCTGACGAATCAAAAGGTGCAGTTGCAGCAGTTATTGACAAGCTTGGTAAAATAACCGAGTTATTGTACTAG
- a CDS encoding penicillin-binding transpeptidase domain-containing protein produces the protein MAGPSLLIKKRLIILLVSFSILITALIVRLAWIQIFKGDWYQKEAYQQQTRGRDISPKRGKIYDRNGKELAISASVEKVIINPQQVRDSDMSDEAIAGDMAVMLDMDSETILKKVKKRSSYEVIKRKISKDTGDKIREWCKKNDIAGVYIDEDTKRFYPNRNLAAHVLGFTGDDNQGLDGIEAIMDAYLKGIPGKILSETDARGRELPIKEEKHIGVQDGANVVLTIDETIQYFAQKALEKAIDDNKLMNGASAIVMDPRNGDILALVSKPDFDLNDPWGAPPGEDPNTWNGRTKEGIQKLQKTVWRNKAVVDTYEPGSTFKAITSAAGLEEGAVTPDTQTSDFPISVQGHTIYCWRRGREHGNETFRQGVYFSCNPVFVKVSQSLGPKKFFDYVRAFGFYDRTEISLPGEAKSIMFKNPKEIDMAVSSFGQRFQITPLQLISSYTAIANGGKLMKPRIVKEITDSEGNIIERFEPEVVRNVISKKTSDTLREILEGVVSEGTGKNAYISGYHVAGKTGTSETTIKDRYIASFSSFAPADNPVICVLVVLDYPKGPFGHQGGVIAAPVAKSILEDTLEYLGVEKRYTEKDKEMMTEQVFVPDIRGKSIAEARKVLSAAQFDLKFKVEGEGYNNDTVVVDQTPKPGISLNKKSVVILYTYKPKQQKMIKIPDVRNKTIDEATQTLNKLGLNIKVNGDGVAFGQEYEPGAEVEKGDVINVDFRHPDTE, from the coding sequence TTGGCTGGACCAAGTTTACTGATAAAAAAGAGGCTTATTATCTTACTTGTAAGTTTTTCTATTCTGATTACTGCGCTAATAGTCAGACTGGCCTGGATTCAGATATTTAAAGGAGACTGGTATCAAAAGGAAGCATATCAGCAGCAAACAAGAGGACGTGACATCAGCCCCAAGCGGGGAAAGATATATGACAGGAATGGCAAAGAACTGGCAATCAGTGCATCTGTAGAAAAGGTTATCATAAATCCGCAACAGGTGAGGGACTCGGACATGAGTGATGAAGCAATTGCAGGAGATATGGCTGTAATGCTGGATATGGATAGTGAAACCATATTGAAAAAGGTAAAAAAGAGAAGCAGTTACGAGGTTATCAAGAGAAAGATTTCTAAAGATACCGGAGACAAGATAAGAGAATGGTGCAAGAAAAATGATATTGCCGGTGTTTATATAGATGAAGATACAAAACGCTTCTATCCTAACAGAAACCTCGCCGCGCATGTTTTGGGATTTACAGGTGATGATAATCAGGGGCTGGATGGAATTGAAGCTATAATGGACGCATATTTAAAGGGAATTCCCGGTAAGATTCTCAGCGAAACTGACGCAAGAGGCAGAGAGTTACCTATAAAAGAGGAAAAACATATAGGGGTGCAGGATGGAGCTAATGTTGTACTTACAATAGACGAAACAATTCAGTACTTTGCTCAGAAAGCGCTGGAAAAGGCTATTGATGATAACAAGCTAATGAATGGTGCAAGTGCGATTGTCATGGATCCCAGAAATGGAGATATTCTTGCTTTGGTTTCAAAGCCGGATTTTGATTTGAATGACCCATGGGGTGCTCCTCCGGGGGAGGATCCGAATACATGGAATGGAAGGACTAAGGAAGGTATTCAGAAGCTTCAGAAGACAGTTTGGAGAAATAAAGCTGTTGTAGATACTTATGAGCCAGGATCTACATTTAAAGCTATTACCTCAGCTGCAGGCCTGGAAGAGGGTGCTGTAACCCCTGATACTCAAACCAGTGACTTTCCGATCAGTGTGCAGGGACACACAATATACTGCTGGAGAAGGGGAAGAGAGCATGGAAATGAAACATTCAGACAGGGTGTATATTTTTCCTGCAACCCTGTATTTGTAAAGGTGTCCCAAAGCCTGGGACCAAAGAAGTTTTTTGACTATGTAAGAGCTTTCGGATTTTACGACAGGACAGAAATCAGCCTTCCGGGAGAAGCAAAGAGTATTATGTTCAAAAATCCTAAAGAAATCGATATGGCTGTATCGTCTTTTGGACAGAGATTTCAGATAACTCCCTTACAGTTAATCTCTTCATATACCGCTATAGCAAATGGTGGAAAGCTGATGAAACCTCGGATTGTTAAGGAAATTACCGATTCGGAAGGAAATATTATTGAACGTTTTGAACCTGAGGTTGTAAGGAATGTAATTTCCAAGAAGACATCCGATACTTTGAGAGAAATACTTGAAGGTGTTGTATCGGAAGGTACCGGAAAAAATGCATATATAAGCGGCTATCATGTTGCAGGTAAGACAGGAACTTCTGAAACTACGATTAAAGACAGATATATAGCTTCTTTTTCCTCGTTTGCACCTGCAGATAATCCCGTCATTTGTGTACTTGTAGTACTTGATTACCCTAAGGGGCCGTTTGGACATCAAGGAGGGGTTATAGCTGCACCTGTGGCCAAATCAATACTGGAAGATACTCTGGAATACCTTGGCGTAGAGAAAAGGTATACGGAGAAGGACAAAGAAATGATGACAGAACAGGTATTTGTGCCTGATATAAGAGGGAAAAGCATTGCCGAGGCAAGAAAGGTATTGTCGGCAGCCCAATTTGATCTTAAGTTTAAAGTTGAGGGTGAAGGTTATAATAATGATACGGTTGTTGTTGATCAGACGCCTAAACCGGGCATCAGTTTGAATAAAAAATCAGTTGTGATATTGTATACCTATAAACCCAAGCAGCAAAAGATGATAAAAATACCGGATGTACGAAACAAAACTATAGATGAAGCTACACAGACCCTGAATAAACTTGGCCTGAATATAAAAGTAAATGGAGATGGGGTAGCATTCGGACAGGAATATGAGCCTGGTGCAGAGGTAGAAAAGGGCGATGTCATAAATGTTGATTTCAGACATCCTGATACGGAATAG
- the mraZ gene encoding division/cell wall cluster transcriptional repressor MraZ → MFYGEYQHTIDPKGRAIVPSRFREGLGEKFILTKGLDNCLFAYSSQEWSNLEAKLRSLPFTDKDVRAFVRFFFAGASECEVDKQGRILIPQNLREYAGLEKDIYIIGVSTRVEIWDKEKWENYSGDDNVSADKIAEKMSMLGI, encoded by the coding sequence TTGTTCTATGGTGAATACCAGCATACGATAGACCCTAAAGGCAGGGCTATTGTACCTTCCAGGTTCAGGGAAGGCCTTGGTGAGAAATTCATATTGACCAAAGGTCTGGATAACTGTTTGTTTGCGTATTCATCACAGGAATGGAGCAACCTTGAAGCAAAGCTAAGATCACTGCCTTTCACCGATAAGGATGTAAGAGCTTTTGTAAGATTCTTTTTTGCAGGTGCAAGCGAATGTGAAGTGGACAAGCAGGGAAGAATATTAATTCCGCAAAATTTAAGAGAATATGCCGGTTTGGAAAAAGATATTTATATTATAGGTGTTTCTACCAGAGTTGAGATATGGGATAAGGAAAAATGGGAAAACTATAGTGGGGACGATAATGTAAGTGCGGACAAGATTGCTGAGAAAATGTCTATGCTGGGTATATAG
- a CDS encoding UDP-N-acetylmuramoyl-tripeptide--D-alanyl-D-alanine ligase, whose translation MQKITCSQILEATGGTLLSGNSGTEIDSISTDSRKIQNGTLFIPLVGERFDGHDYIAQSLESGAAAALTQKDMIPIGDKLIIKVDDTLKALGRIAAYYRGRFNIPFVGVTGSVGKTSTKDMVATVLGQSLNILKTEGNFNNEIGLPLTIFNLDTFHEAAVIEMGMSGFGEISRLTSIVKPHVAIITNIGISHIEKLGSRQNILKAKLEILEGLRENGLVILNGDDNLLFGVKDMLKQRTVLYGMEEGLEYQAYNIKTSGEHGTTFEITIGSKDYVIPVPVPGVHNVYNALAAIAAGVELKIPMEAIIRGISEFSPSKMRLNIVSHGDIKIINDTYNASPQSMEAAINVLKDVAGSKRTIAVLGDMLEIGDWAFKAHIDVGKYAVSKGIDCIFTVGEEARNIAKGAIEAGADFSNVKTFDNNGDIVKFLKDFKRQNDVILIKGSRGMKMEQIVEKLTID comes from the coding sequence ATGCAAAAAATTACATGCAGTCAAATACTTGAGGCAACTGGTGGAACTCTCTTATCAGGAAATAGCGGGACTGAGATAGACAGTATATCGACTGATTCAAGAAAAATCCAAAATGGAACCTTGTTCATTCCACTTGTAGGAGAGCGGTTTGACGGACACGACTATATTGCACAATCACTTGAGTCGGGTGCCGCTGCAGCCTTGACACAAAAAGATATGATTCCCATAGGGGATAAGCTGATAATAAAGGTTGACGATACCTTAAAGGCTTTAGGCAGGATAGCTGCATATTACAGGGGAAGATTCAATATTCCTTTTGTGGGGGTAACTGGGAGTGTAGGCAAAACCAGTACAAAGGATATGGTAGCAACTGTCCTGGGTCAGAGCCTAAATATTTTGAAAACGGAAGGTAATTTTAATAATGAAATAGGACTTCCGTTAACAATTTTTAATCTTGACACTTTTCATGAAGCTGCAGTAATAGAAATGGGAATGAGTGGTTTTGGTGAGATAAGCAGGCTTACTTCAATAGTGAAACCCCATGTGGCTATCATTACCAATATAGGGATTTCACATATAGAGAAACTTGGCTCCAGGCAGAATATCCTGAAAGCAAAACTTGAAATCCTTGAAGGGTTAAGAGAAAATGGCCTTGTCATTCTAAACGGAGATGATAATCTTTTGTTTGGTGTTAAGGATATGTTAAAGCAGCGCACGGTGCTGTATGGAATGGAAGAGGGCTTGGAATACCAGGCCTATAATATAAAAACATCAGGAGAACATGGTACTACCTTTGAAATAACCATAGGTAGTAAGGATTACGTTATACCTGTACCTGTACCTGGAGTGCACAATGTATATAATGCTCTGGCGGCAATTGCAGCAGGAGTTGAACTTAAAATACCGATGGAAGCAATAATCAGAGGAATATCTGAATTTTCTCCAAGTAAAATGAGACTGAATATAGTTTCACATGGTGATATCAAGATTATAAATGATACATATAATGCCAGTCCACAGTCAATGGAGGCTGCTATAAATGTACTGAAAGATGTTGCCGGCAGCAAAAGGACCATAGCTGTTCTTGGAGATATGCTGGAAATAGGAGATTGGGCATTTAAAGCACATATTGATGTTGGGAAATATGCTGTTTCTAAGGGGATTGACTGTATTTTTACAGTAGGTGAAGAAGCAAGGAATATTGCTAAAGGTGCCATTGAAGCCGGTGCTGATTTTAGCAATGTCAAAACCTTTGACAATAACGGGGATATTGTAAAATTCTTAAAAGACTTCAAAAGACAAAATGATGTAATTTTGATAAAAGGATCAAGGGGCATGAAGATGGAGCAAATTGTAGAAAAACTCACAATTGATTAA
- the rsmH gene encoding 16S rRNA (cytosine(1402)-N(4))-methyltransferase RsmH has protein sequence MEFSHKPVLLDECIENLDIKPDGVYIDGTLGGAGHSTEIYKRLSAKGLLIGIDQDAFALETSSSRLQSLGGQAGLIFVNRNFRYIKEICMENKIEAVDGILMDLGVSSHQLDESERGFSYQKDSPLDMRMDRRQELSAEAVVNEYSEESIKRIIREYGEEKWAARIAAFIVKARDDKRIRTTGELVDIIKAAIPSAARREGPHPAKRTFQAIRIEVNSELEILEKAVDDSIEVLRPGGRLCIITFHSLEDRIIKTEFQKKVNPCICPSTFPVCACGLRPRAELVSRKPILPTEEEVANNPRARSAKLRVIQKI, from the coding sequence ATGGAATTCAGCCATAAACCGGTTTTGTTAGATGAATGTATTGAAAACTTGGATATAAAGCCTGATGGGGTTTATATAGATGGGACTTTAGGTGGAGCCGGACATTCGACAGAGATATATAAAAGGTTATCTGCAAAAGGGTTGTTAATAGGAATAGACCAGGATGCATTTGCACTGGAAACATCCAGTAGCAGACTTCAGAGTTTGGGCGGACAAGCAGGACTAATATTTGTAAACAGAAATTTCAGATATATTAAGGAAATATGTATGGAAAACAAAATAGAAGCAGTTGATGGGATACTGATGGATCTTGGCGTATCATCCCACCAGCTGGATGAGTCCGAGAGGGGTTTCAGCTATCAAAAAGATTCACCTCTGGATATGAGGATGGATAGAAGACAGGAATTAAGCGCAGAAGCTGTAGTTAATGAATATTCTGAAGAAAGTATAAAAAGAATTATTCGCGAGTATGGAGAAGAAAAATGGGCAGCACGAATCGCTGCATTTATTGTAAAGGCAAGAGATGATAAGAGGATAAGAACTACAGGGGAATTAGTAGATATAATCAAAGCGGCAATACCTAGTGCTGCAAGACGTGAGGGACCACACCCTGCAAAGAGGACATTCCAAGCAATCAGAATTGAAGTGAACAGTGAGCTGGAAATATTGGAAAAGGCTGTGGATGACTCAATTGAAGTATTAAGACCTGGAGGAAGGTTGTGTATCATTACTTTTCATTCTCTTGAAGACAGGATAATAAAGACGGAATTCCAGAAAAAAGTTAACCCTTGCATATGTCCCTCAACTTTTCCGGTATGTGCATGCGGATTAAGGCCAAGAGCAGAGCTTGTATCGAGAAAACCGATACTGCCTACTGAAGAAGAGGTTGCAAACAATCCCAGAGCAAGGAGTGCAAAACTGAGGGTAATTCAAAAGATATAA